The Osmerus eperlanus chromosome 25, fOsmEpe2.1, whole genome shotgun sequence genome contains a region encoding:
- the mrpl1 gene encoding 39S ribosomal protein L1, mitochondrial translates to MRCFFTDYTSVKANMATCTRSLLKVVAGCQRQILTASCPTYTNNTHASLTAPRQLTVRTFAAVKPKRQYKKKDEKKVKEEKKEKKVIDNTGRHKPFGLTAWAPVDDVYLSRYYPRPAHGAAEAVDLLKSFQHLDLTPPHQAVYIELKLDMKLEKKKKVDTFVSTVHLPHPFKTEVNKVGVFTEDPDQASLALENGAAFAGGADLVQKILDDEVDADFYVAVPDMLPKLVLLKNKLRKKFPKSRRGSVGINIPKMLELFKTGHEYLVEKECYVSTQVGLLDMPKEHVLANIQTVLVDVCTHRPASYGPFIERAIISSQTSEALHFSSEELLPKELQKE, encoded by the exons ATGCGTTGTTTCTTCACGGACTACACCAGTGTGAAAGCCAACATGGCAACGTGCACGAGAAGCCTTTTAAAAG TTGTAGCAGGATGCCAAAGACAGATCCTAACTGCAAGTTGTCCAACATACACCAACAACACACACGCCTCTCTAACTGCACCCAGGCAACTCACAGTAAGGACCTTTGCTGCCGTGAA GCCGAAAAGACAATACAAGAAGAAAGATGAGAAGAAAGtaaaagaggagaagaaggagaagaaggtgaTTGATAACACGGGCCGCCACAAGCCGTTTGGTCTGACGGCGTGGGCTCCTGTTGATGACGTGTACTTGTCGCGGTACTACCCTCGGCCTGCCCACGGGGCTGCCGAGGCTGTCGACCTGCTGAAGAGCTTTCAGCATCTggacctcacccccccacaccaggCTGTTTATATAGAGCTGAAGCTGGACATGAAACTAGAGAAAAAG AAAAAGGTAGATACCTTTGTCAGCACTGTTCACTTACCACACCCATTTAAGACCGAAGTAAACAAAGTAGGAGTGTTCACAGAG GATCCAGATCAGGCCAGCCTGGCCCTGGAGAACGGGGCTGCCTTCGCGGGGGGAGCAGACCTGGTGCAGAAG ATCTTAGATGATGAGGTGGATGCTGACTTCTACGTGGCTGTGCCAGACATGCTCCCCAAACTAGTTCTTCTGAAGAACAAACTGAGAAAAAAGTTTCCCAAGAGCAGGAGAG GGTCTGTGGGCATAAACATTCCCAAGATGCTGGAGCTGTTCAAGACGGGTCATGAGTACCTGGTGGAGAAGGAGTGCTACGTCAGCACACAAGTGGGCTTG CTGGACATGCCCAAGGAACACGTACTCGCTAACATCCAGACAGTCCTTGTGGATGTGTGTACCCACCGGCCAGCCAGCTACG